Part of the Candidatus Nitrospira nitrificans genome is shown below.
GTTTCTGACTGTCTCACGTGTTTCAGCTGTGTCATCTACGCCTCCTGGTTATATGTTCGCTTCAGACTGAATACTCAGCTCAGCCTGGATCGACCCAGTACGCAGGTCAAATGCCTCCTTCAGGATTGGGTCCAGATCTCCGGCGGTCGATGTGATCCTTGTCTTCCGCGGTTTGTAAATGCGTTTACTTTATTCGGAGATTTCGCATGGATGAAGGCTATCGCTGAGCGTCAACCTTGCCTGTACACTAGACGGGGGGCGCACTATTCAGAAGGTGGGTCTAAAATGATTAACGATAAATCAGTACGCTATGTCGTTGTATGACGGAAGACTGGACCTAAACGCAGGTGAGGTCTTATGAGTCGATGAGCGTTCTCAACTCATTCACGAAAGGGATCGTGGCAATATGGACAGAAGGGGATAAGGCCGGACTATATCAGCCGGAATCGAGTTCGTTGATCGCTTACGGTTTGATGGGAGATACTTTTCCAAATGAAAGACTGCAATCGCTTCCGATGGTCTCCGCTCAGATCCATAAATCGGACAGAGAATTGACAACCCGATACCCACACAACATGCGCTGATTTCAAGGAAAGCTGAGGCAATCCATCGGGAAGCTCAATGGTAAGGGTCAATAGTGTTCCTCGCGTCACCGGACGGTCACTGATGATGTGGCAACCAGAGACGGATATGTTTTTGGTGAGCCCATCCCCCTGGTGAGGTTGTCCCGTCACTTCACCGACATAGCGCACTCGACACGTGATGGTGACACGTTCGGCATAACGGCCATCCAATGGCACATAGGATTTTCGGCTATTCATTGTCGGTGTCGTCATCATAACTTCGTCCGGACGATTTTCCCAATCAATTCACTAATGTGGCTTGGCCATATGAAGCGAGTAATGCGCCGACCGGTAGAGCGGTATCGGCGACGCGGGAGATGGATGCCGTATTGATGAGGGGAATTACTGCCGGAGCTTAGAAGACTGTTGCGGAGGTCCCGTCCGATAGTTTTTCCGGCAGCGTCAGGCTTTCAATGAATATGATGCCACGAGCCGCCCCGGTCTCGAATCGCAGCGCTACTTCCGTATGGAAGCCATGCCACGCATAGACTTTTACCGGACCGACAGTGATTTGTCCCGGTGTGTGGTCGAGTGGACCATACGTGGATTGAAGATAGGTCAGGATTCTCTCATGAGTCTCATTCCCACTGTAACGAACAGTCACACGTCCGAACTTTTTCTCAAACGTGGTAAATCGCATGGAATCGACGGGTATCGTGCCGAGCGCGGGAGTCTGTCGGATGTGTTCATAGATCTGTAGGCGACCGGCATCTTCGATGCGCACAAAACGTTCTATCTCTGCAAGGAGTGTCCCCCAAGGAATACCTTCGAAGCCGTTGGGGTCATTGTCGAGCGGAACGGCCCGAGCAAATGTCGCCGCAGACAGCATGCAGAAGATACCTATTGCGAGAAGCGGCGTCCCTTTGCGAAAACCTGTGTTCATCGATCTACTCTGCGGAGTCGGTGATATCGTCGTTGAACCGTGGCGCGAGTGTGCGGCTGTCGATGAAAATATAGCCGCGCTCGGTGCCGGCTTGATAGGTCAGCGTGATCTCAGTATCCGAACCGCGCCACGTGTATTGCTGGTTGAGACCTCGCGTCATTTGCCCGGGAATACGCTCCAGCCCGCCGAATTGGTTCTCTAAGAAGCGCAGCACGTGTTTGTGGACCGATTCCCCCTGGTAGCGGATCGTGACACGCGCGAATTGATCATCCAGTGACAGGTAGAGGATGCTGGTCATCTCGGCTCCCGCGAATGACAACGGCTCTGTCTTGCGAAGATATTCGATGATATGCGCGCCTGCTCGTATCGTCTCCAAGTCCTGGCGCGAAGATAATGGAGTTCCCCAAGGAATGTCGTGAAATCCCTTCGGGTCATTGATCATGGGAACAGCCCATGCCGAACCGGCGCCGAGCATGATGGCGATCATCAGGACCAACGGCCGAGCGAGGGGTGCTGGTTGGGTGGAATCTTTCATCTCTCTTGCAGGATCTACCACAGCCCTATCGGCCCTCACGCTACCATGTGAGAGGGGGCAACTCAATCGCGGATCTTTCTTGAGAACATCGCGGGGCGTATCTTATAATGCGCCGGCTTTCGGCGGATGGGTGTCACGAGGGCAGGGGGGAAACGTTCAGTGATTGAAAGTGACGTGTTTGTGCAAACGATGCAGGACATGGGGGTTGATTTTTTCACCGGCGTCCCGGATTCGATCCTGGGCGGGATCATTGCGGAACTCATGAACCGTCGGCTCTACACCCCTGCGGTTCGGGAAGATGAAGCGGTCGGCATGGCTGCGGGCGCATATATGGCGGG
Proteins encoded:
- a CDS encoding PilZ domain-containing protein, which encodes MMTTPTMNSRKSYVPLDGRYAERVTITCRVRYVGEVTGQPHQGDGLTKNISVSGCHIISDRPVTRGTLLTLTIELPDGLPQLSLKSAHVVWVSGCQFSVRFMDLSGDHRKRLQSFIWKSISHQTVSDQRTRFRLI